The genomic stretch GGCGAGCCGCAGATCTCGGTAGCCGGGGTAGCCGAGGAGCCGGGCGGTGCGGACGACGGTGGCCTCGCTGGTGCCGGTGAGCTCGGCGAGGCCGGTGACCGTGAGGGCGGCGCAGCCGGCCGGGTCGTTCGCCACGGCCTCGGCGACGCGCTGCATGGACCGGGTCATGGAAGGGGCGAGGGTGCGCACCTTGGCGGAGAGCGAGCCGCCCGGACTGCCGAAAATTTCCTTCACGTCCTGGGTCACGAGTGAAAGATATTTTCGGTTCGGTGTTGTGGTCAAGAGTGCGCACAATGGGTTCCATGGATCCCCTCAGTCCCCTTGAGCAGGCCTTGCATGCCGCGCGGGCCCTCGTGCTCGCCGATCTGGTCGCGGGCGAGGTCGCGGAGGCGGACGTGGTCTCGCTGGTCGAGGACTCCGTCATGGAGCGGCGCTGGTGGGTCGAGCAGTGGCCGGAAGGCGCCGCCTTTGTCGCCGGGCTGATCGCCCAGGACGTTCAGGACGCGCTGCTGGACCGGTACGGCCGCTGGCCGCTGTGCCCGGTGTGCCGCACCGGCGACCCGCACGCGCTGGACGTGGAGCCCGAGCTGGGTCCCGACCCGCACTGGGTGTGCCACAAGGCGGGCGTGAAGGTCGCGGCGGTGGGCTCGCTGGGCTCGGCCACCGGCGGGATGACCTCGTCGTGACGCTGTACATCGACCCGCCCGCCTGGCCCGGCCACGGCCGCATGTGGTCGCACCTGGTGAGCGATGTGTCGTACGACGAACTGCACGCGTTCGCCGAGCGGTTGGGCGTGCCGAGGCGCGCCTTCGAGCGCGATCACTACGACCTTCCGGCGCACCGGTACGCGGACGCGGTGGCGGCCGGGGCGGTGCGGGTCGGCTCCAAGGAGCTGGTCCGCCGGCTCACCCAGGCCGGACTGCGGCGCCCGAAGGGCCGGCCGGCCGCGTAGGGGCGGGACTGAACCGGCCTTCTGCCTCACCGGCGGATGTAGAGCTGGAGCCCGGTGTCCATGCCGTGTTCCTCGTGGGCGACCCGCTCCTCCTCCACGGTCGCCCGGGTGAACCCGGCCCGGGACACCACGCGCTGCGAGGGGACGTTGGCGTGCTCGATCGTCGCGAAGACCATCGAGACGTCGTCCCTGGCCAGCGCCTGCTCCGTCAGGGTGCGCACCGCCTCGGTGGCGTACCCCTGGCCCCGGGCACCCTCGACCAGGTCGTAGCCGATCTCCACCCGGCCCTGTTCGTTCGGGGCGGTGTGGAAGCCGATGCCGCCGATCGCCCGGCCGTCCTCGTGCCGGACGAGTGCGAAGACCCCGAACTCCGGCCGGTGCACGCCGGTTTCGTACGCCTTCACCAGGAAGGAGGCGGCCTGTCGGGTGCCCTCGTACGGCTCGCCATTGAGCCAGTCGAAGCCGCCGTCACCGCCCAGGGACAGATCGCGGGCGGCGGCCGGGCGGAGGCCGGTGAGGGTGAGGCGCTCGGCGGGGATGACGAGGTTGTTGTGCCAGCGCCACTCGGTGACCGGGGCGCGGCCTGGCAGCTCGCCGCGGCCGGTGGCCCACAGCAGGGTCGGCCAAGGGGCGGGGCCGGGCTGGACGTGCGGGAAGAGGCAGGTCAGGACGGACTCGGCGAGGTCGGCCGGCGGCTCGTAGGGGATGCCCAGGCCCTCCGCCATGTCGTGGCTGTGGAGCAGCACCTCGGCGACGCCCATCGCGGCGAAGCCCACCCGGTCGGCGCTGCGGAAGGGGTAGGGGTGGAAGGCGCGGACGCCGGGCGGGGTGGTGCGGACGGTGGCGGCGAGCAGGGCGCCGGTCGTCTCGATGACGTGCAGCAGGCCCGCGTTGTCGGTGCCCTCGTCGAGGGTCAGCTCGAAGGGGACGTAGGCGTCCTGTGCGCGTCCGGCCAGGTTGGCGGCGTAGGCGACGAGGTCGTCGGCGACATGGACCGCGGTGGTGTGGCAGTCCCACTCCAGCCGCCCGGCCGGGACGGCCGTCCAGTCCCGGTCCACCGCCGTGCGCAGCATCGCGGTGCAGCCTGCCACGGCCTCGATCACGTCATCCCCGTTTGTCGCTCGCATGGGGCGAACCCTAAGGGGGCCCCTTCCCTCAGGTCGACAGCATTTCCAGCTCGGCCGAGAGGTTGTAGCGGGCGGTGGCCTCCCAGTGCTCCTGCCCGTACGGGGTGCGGAACAGCCGTGGCAGGTCGAGGAGTTGACGCAGAATCGCCGAACGCCCCTGCCGGAAGGCGTCGTTCGGCACGAAGTGGTACTCCTCGCGCACCTCGGCGGTGTAGGCGGCGTACGCCGACGGGGACGCGGCCAGGATCGCCAGGTCGGCGTCGCACAGCACCTGGCCGTCGCGGTCGTCGTCGGCCGGGTCGTGCGTGACGGTGAGCCGCACCAGCCGGGCCACCTCGGCGGTCCTGTCCCGTGAGACCCCGGCCTCGGGCAGCGCACGCTCGGCGAGCCGGGCGGACCGCTCCTCGTTCGCCGACCGCTCGGGCAGATACACGGCATCGTGGAACCAGGCGGCCAGCCGTACGACGTCCGGATCGGCGGCGTACTCCTCCAGTACGTCGACACGGTCGAGGACCGCCGCCAGGTGCTCCACGGTGTGGTACCGCCGCTGCGGCTCCTGCCAGCGGCGCAGCAGGGCGTCGGCGTACCGGTACGGGTCCGGGGCGCGGGAGTCGTCGTCCCGTACCGCGAGCAGGGCGCGCAGCCAGCGGGAACGCAGGTCGTCGAGGTCGGCCATGCCGCCATTCTCCCGCCGGGCGACCCGATGCACCTGGGACAGGCCCTGGGGTGGTCGCCCGCGGGCGGATACGAGCCGGCCGGCGTGCAGGGAGGTGGAGCTCGGCATCTTCGGATGGGGGCATCTTCGGGTGAGGGCGCTCCCGTACAGGCGTAGTCTTGGAATTGGACTAGACCTGTAGCCGTCGGCGGTATGCGCCGAGGAATGCCGAGGAATGGGGTGCCATGAGCAAGCGTGCAGTCCTGGAGGTGATCGCTCTCGACGTCGAGGACGCGGTCGCCGCCCAGGCCGGAGGCGCGGACCGCCTGGAACTGGTCACCGACATGGCGGCCGACGGGCTGACCCCGTCGGTGGCCGTCTTCGCCGGGATCCGGGCCGCCGTCGACATCGACCTGCGCGTGATGCTCCGCCTCACGGACGGGTTCGCGGCCGGTGACGTGGAGCGGCTCGTGGGAGTGGCCGCGGAGCTGCGGGCGGCCGGCGCCGACCAGTTCGTGCTCGGGTTCCTCGACGCGCACGGCGGGGTGGACCTGCCGGCGGTGGAGCGGGTGGTCGGCGCGCTGGACGGCTGCGCGTGGACCTTCCACCGGGCGATCGACCGGGCCGCCGACCGCGACGCCCTGCGCAAGCAGCTCGCCGACCTGCCGGGGCTGGACACCTACCTGACCGCGGGCGCCGCCGACGGCGTGGACGAGGGTCTGCCGACGCTGGTCGCCGAGGCGGGACGGCGCGGGGAGCCGGGCTACGACCAGACGCTCCTCGTCGGCGGCGGCCTGCGCCTGGAACACGTACGGCCGCTGCGCAGCGCCGGGATCGACGCGTTCCACATCGGCGGCGCGGCGCGCTCCGCGGGTTGGGCGGGGGCGGTTTCCGAGGGGGCTGTGCGGGAGTGGCGGAGGGCGTTGGACGCGGAGTAGCGCCGTCGGGATGCGGATCGCGTGCCGGGTGCGGGCCGTTTGCGGAGCCGCATGTCGAATGCGGCCCCGCGTCCCTTGGGGAGCTGCCCCCGTCGGCGTCGTCAGCCGGCCGCCAGCCCGACGAGTACGAGGAGCACCAGCAGTGCGAAGGCGGTGAGCGGGGCGATGCCCACCAGTCCGGTCGGGCGCCCGAACACAGGGCGGCCCGGGTCCAGCCCGGGGCGCTGGGCGGCGGCCGCTGCGGGGAGCTTGCGGATCCTGGACAGGGTGAAGAGGTTGATCAGCAGCGTGATGGGCGTGATGAGCATCGACATCGGACCCCACCACCCCATCGCCAGGGTGTCCGCCTGCATCTTCCGGAAGACGGCGAGAGCGCAGGAGCGGCAGAAGGTGCCCTCTCGCCGCAGGAACCGCATGATCACCAGAAAGCCCTGGTGGCCGCGGATCGTCACCGGCGCCGCGGGCACCCCGCCGCACACCTCGCACCCGATGGCGGGAGCGGCCGGGTACCCGCCGGGGGCCTGCTGGTACGCGGCCTGCCCGTAGCCGCTGGGCATCTGCGGGTGGGGAGCCTGTCCGTAGCCTGCGGGCGCCTGCGGGTACGGAGCCTGACCGTAGCCTGCCGGCGCCTGCGGGTGGGGAGCCTGCTCGTAGCCGCCGGGGGTCTGCGGGTACGGAGCCTGACCGTAGCCGCCCGGCGCCGGCTCGTAGGGAGCCTGGCCGTAGCCGGCGGACGCCTGCTGGTGGTGCCCGGGGTACTGGTGGTGCGTGGGGTGCGGAGGCGGGGGAGTGCTCAACGGGAGCCTTTCCATGGGGACGTGACAAGCCGGAGAGCACCCTAGGCCGTCAGGCCAACTGGGCCGGTACCGGGGCCGAGTGCGTCACGATCAGCCCCGACACTGCACGCGTCAGCGCTACATACAGCCGCCGCAGACCCGTCCGTTCGTCCGGCTCGCCGTCCACCACCGCCTGCGGCTCGTCCAGGACCACGTAGTCGTACTCCAGACCCTTGGCGAGCGACGCCGGGACCAGGGTGAGGCGGGTCTCACGGGTGGTCTCCTCGCCGGGGGCGAGACAGGTGATCCCCGCCGCCGTCAGGGCCTCGGACAGGGCCGGGATACGGGCGTCGGCGGCGATCAGCCCCGTCGAGCCCTCGTTGGCCAGCAACTCCTCGCACGCGGCGACGACTTCGGCGGTCCCCGCGGTCGTACGGACCTCGAAGAAACCGGGGTTCTCACGGACGGAGGCCACCGGTGTGAGGCCGGGCGCGATGTGCGGGAGGAGCCGGGAGGCGTACGTGATGACGTCCGCGGGGACGCGGAAACCGGCCGTCAGCTCCTCGATCACGCCCTCGCGCTTGCCGAGATGGGCCAGCGCCTCGCCCCAGCTGCGGGTCGCCCAGGGCGTCGTACCCTGCGCCAGGTCGCCGAGGACG from Streptomyces roseochromogenus subsp. oscitans DS 12.976 encodes the following:
- a CDS encoding DUF4031 domain-containing protein, which produces MTLYIDPPAWPGHGRMWSHLVSDVSYDELHAFAERLGVPRRAFERDHYDLPAHRYADAVAAGAVRVGSKELVRRLTQAGLRRPKGRPAA
- a CDS encoding GNAT family N-acetyltransferase translates to MIEAVAGCTAMLRTAVDRDWTAVPAGRLEWDCHTTAVHVADDLVAYAANLAGRAQDAYVPFELTLDEGTDNAGLLHVIETTGALLAATVRTTPPGVRAFHPYPFRSADRVGFAAMGVAEVLLHSHDMAEGLGIPYEPPADLAESVLTCLFPHVQPGPAPWPTLLWATGRGELPGRAPVTEWRWHNNLVIPAERLTLTGLRPAAARDLSLGGDGGFDWLNGEPYEGTRQAASFLVKAYETGVHRPEFGVFALVRHEDGRAIGGIGFHTAPNEQGRVEIGYDLVEGARGQGYATEAVRTLTEQALARDDVSMVFATIEHANVPSQRVVSRAGFTRATVEEERVAHEEHGMDTGLQLYIRR
- a CDS encoding HD domain-containing protein, with translation MADLDDLRSRWLRALLAVRDDDSRAPDPYRYADALLRRWQEPQRRYHTVEHLAAVLDRVDVLEEYAADPDVVRLAAWFHDAVYLPERSANEERSARLAERALPEAGVSRDRTAEVARLVRLTVTHDPADDDRDGQVLCDADLAILAASPSAYAAYTAEVREEYHFVPNDAFRQGRSAILRQLLDLPRLFRTPYGQEHWEATARYNLSAELEMLST
- a CDS encoding copper homeostasis protein CutC, whose protein sequence is MSKRAVLEVIALDVEDAVAAQAGGADRLELVTDMAADGLTPSVAVFAGIRAAVDIDLRVMLRLTDGFAAGDVERLVGVAAELRAAGADQFVLGFLDAHGGVDLPAVERVVGALDGCAWTFHRAIDRAADRDALRKQLADLPGLDTYLTAGAADGVDEGLPTLVAEAGRRGEPGYDQTLLVGGGLRLEHVRPLRSAGIDAFHIGGAARSAGWAGAVSEGAVREWRRALDAE